The nucleotide window AGTTGTTCGGCGCGCACCGGTATCACGAGCGCCGGGCGAGTGGTCGCAAGGGCGGTTCTCCGGGAACCGTGCTTCGTGGGTCGGTGCGGGTGGTGGCCGCATTGGCGACGCGGACGGGGGAGGTGACCGCGACCAATGGAAGCGTGCTCGTGCCGATCGGGGGGCGACGCCGGCGGCGGGTCGAACGAAGGCGGTTCCGCCGGAACCCGGAGGAATACCTCAAAGCCCTGGAAAACAAGCTCATCCAGTCAGGTTTGCCGTCCTAGAAAAATGATGTCGGTGAGAACGGCGCCCCCTGATCTTGCGGTGCCCGTATTGAGGACCGCTCCGACGGTAAGGCCGGGGGACGTGCGGGTCAGACCGGGCCGGCTGTACCCGACGGCGCCGGCGAACAGTACGGCCGGCCGCACCCGACGGTGTCGCGGCCGGCCCGGCTTGCCCCCGGAACGAGCGGTCACTTCGCCTTGGGCTTACAGTAGCTCAGGGCCATGAGCACGTACCCGGTGTCGAGCGCCGGGTCGCTCTCCATCCAGTTGGCGGAGGTGTTGACCCAGCTCCCGTCCTCCTTCTGCCGCTTGACGATGGCCGCCAGCAGGTCGGCGCGCCAGTCGTGCTTCACGCCCTTGGCGTCCGTGAACGTGTCCTCGCCGAGGGCGTCCATCGCCTTCGCGAACGTGTGGTAGTAGTAGTACAGGCCGCGCTGGCTGTTCGCCTCGGGCATGCCCGGGTTGGCGTCGAGCGTGTAGTTGGCGCCGATCCACTCCAGCGCCTTCTTCATCCGCGGGTCGTCCTTGCCCACCCCGCAGTAGATCATGCTCTTGATACCGGCGTAGGTCATGCTCCCGTACCCGCCCATGTCGGTCGTCCGGCCCTTGTCGTCGCGGCGGTTCTCGCCGCCGTTGGCCCCGGTGTAGATGAAGCTGCCGTCGTTGTTCTTTTTCGCCCACGGGGCCTTGTTGTGCTCGCTGTCGAAGTTCTGGCACCGGCTCACGAACACCAGCGCCTTCTTGAACGCCGGGTCGTCCTTCGGCACCCCCGCCGCCCTCAGCGCCTCAAGGAAGAACGCGGTGTTGGACAGGTCCGGGCGGGACTTGTCGCCCGCGTACCCGGCGCCGCCGTAGTAGTCGCTGTCGCCCTTCTTCCCGCGGGCCTCGTCCCACTGGTACTCTTTCAGGTACTTCGTGGCGTTCCCGATCACCGCCTTGTACTTGTCGCCCTTGTTGGCGGCGGTCAGCGCCATGACGTTGATGCTGGTCTTGTAGTTGGTCAGGGACGCGACGTCCCCCTTGCCGGCGATGTGCCCGGCCTTCTCGTTCACCAGGCCCTCAATGTACGACACGCCCTTGGCGGCCGGCGCGTCGTCGGGCGACGCCCCGCACCGCAGGAGGCCGGTCACCGCGATCCCGGTCACCCCGGTCGCGTTCGGCCCCTTGGACCAGCCGCCGTCCTCGTTCTGCGACTTCTTCAGGTACGCGGTGGCCTTATCCACCGCCGCCTTCCAGTCGTCCGCCGGTTCGGCGGACGCCGGGCGCGGGACCAGGGCGGCGAACTCGCCGAACACGAGCACGGGCACGAGCAGACGCTTCGTCATAAGTTCGACCTCCTCGTCAGGGGAAATGGGACCGGTGTCGGCCGCACCGGCTTCGGGAGCCGAGAGCCGGCGCGGCCGCGGCTCAATCGACCGTGACCGTGTGCGGGGTCTTCTCCACGTTCCCGGCCCGGTCGGTGGCCCCGGCGGTCACGGTCAGCTTGCCGGCGGGGGCGTCAAGCTCGACCTCCCACTCGGCGAAGTTGTCCCGGGTCGCGCGGGCCTCCTTCCCGTTGACCGCCACCCCCCGCACCGCCGAGCTGTCCGCCGTCCCGCCGCGGACGAGCACCTTGCCCCCGCTCCGCACGACGGACGTGACGACCGTGCTCGGCGGGATGTTGTCCACGAACCCCGGGATGCCCCGGAAGTACTCCTTGCCCGTCTCGTCCTCCGCCGCCGGCGCGCCGATGCTGAACGGCATGTGCAGGTCCTTGTTCCGGATCTCCTTGAACGAGATGTTCTTGTACGTGTGCCGGTCCATCACCGACCGCCAGATCCCGTACTCGGCCCGGAAGACGTCCACCCCGTCCAGGAACACCCCGCTGGTGCCGGCGTGGACCGACCAGTTGCTCTCCCACACCCGGAAGTTCTTGACCCAGAACGGCCGCCGCGCGTCCGGGTGCGCGCCCGCCGCGTCCGCCCTGAGCAGGTCGTTGAGGTCGTAGAAGGACTTCTGTGACCCGAACCCGTCCGGGCGGGTGATGCCCCGCAGGTTGAGCCCGAAGAACCGCATCGCGTGCGCCTCGTTGTTCTCGAACTTCACGAACGGCAGGGTCCGCACGTCCTGCTTCTTCACGGTCCCGTCGGCCTGGCGGACCGGCAGCACCGGGTCGAAGTCCGCCGTCTTGCGGCACTCGAACTTGAACCCGTACTCGGCGCAGTCGGCGGCCACGTTGTTGGTGAACGTGTTCAGGCAGTTGGCCCACCAGAACGCGCCCCCCTTGTTCTGGTCGAACGGCAGCGCCTGCCGCGGCAGCGGCCGGCCCGGCGACACGACGGCCCCGAGGTTCCGGTCGAACACGTTGTGAACCTCGGTCCCGTCTTCGAGGAAGAACCCGTGCCCGACCGTCTTGTACCCGACCACGTCGCGGACGATCAGGTACTGGGTGCCGTGGACCGTGACCCAGCGGTTGTGACTGTCCCAGACCGACGCGCCCCGCACGTAGCTGCCCCGCATGGTGTCGCCGCACAGGTGGTAGTGCAGCGCGTACCGGCCGAGCACGTCCTTCTTGCCCAGGTGCCGGAACTCGGCGTAGGAGACGCTCCCGGCGCTGTGCCGGTGGTACATGGTGTGCCCGCGCGCCCCGGCCGGGTCGGCGGACTCGACCACCACGTTGCGCGACAGGTTGGCGATCTCGCCGCAATAGCTCCCTTCCGCGTAGTGCTCGAACGTCACCGCGGCATCAAGGCGAGCGGTGCCCTTCGGGCCGCCGGCGCCCGCGACCGGGGCGTCGATCCCCGTCAGCACCCGCGCCTCGGTCTGGCACCCGTCCTCGAAGGGGCCGCGCCCGGCCCCACCGGGCTGCCGGGTGCCCGTCAGGATCACGCGGTCGCCGGCCCGCCACCCGCCCGGCAGCTCCGCGAGCGCGGCGGACGTCGCGCCGGCCGGAACGGTCTTCGCGAGCTTGACCCAGGTGCGGGACAGCGGCGCGCCGTGAAACTCCATGCGCCCGCCGCAGCACACGACCGCCGGGCACGAGTCCTTGTCCATGCCGGGGAGGTGGTGCAAGCGGATCAGCGCGGTGTGCGCCTGCGGGACCGGGGCCTCGGGTGTGCCGACGAGCAGCGCGGGCCGGGGGGCGCCGGGCTTCGGAGGGCCGGGCACGGCGTGGCAGTCGCCCCCCTCCTCCGACGGCTCCTCCCCGTAGGTAACGGTCAGCAGGCCCACTTCGAGCCGGGTGTCACGGTCGCGGGCGAACTCGAGCGTGCCGGCCACCTGCACGAGCCGAATCACGTCTTTTGAGTCGGCGTCGTAGGCAACGGCGTGCCCGGCGCGGACGACCACGCGGTCACCGGCCGCGGGGACCCGCCCGGCGTCCCACGTCTCCTTCGCGGACCACGGGCCGGACTGTTTCGACCGGAGCAGCGGCGCGTCGGCCGCGCGGCCCACAAGGGCGGACGCCAGCAGGGCCACCAGGGCGAGGGGCGCCGAAACGCGGGTCCAGCGCAACCGCACGATCAGACTCATGTGGGCTCCGACTCGGTCAGGGGCCACCCGCGGGGAACATGTTTCGTCACTGCGTCCGCAGTTCGAGCGGTGGCAGCTCCGTCT belongs to Gemmata obscuriglobus and includes:
- a CDS encoding G8 domain-containing protein → MSLIVRLRWTRVSAPLALVALLASALVGRAADAPLLRSKQSGPWSAKETWDAGRVPAAGDRVVVRAGHAVAYDADSKDVIRLVQVAGTLEFARDRDTRLEVGLLTVTYGEEPSEEGGDCHAVPGPPKPGAPRPALLVGTPEAPVPQAHTALIRLHHLPGMDKDSCPAVVCCGGRMEFHGAPLSRTWVKLAKTVPAGATSAALAELPGGWRAGDRVILTGTRQPGGAGRGPFEDGCQTEARVLTGIDAPVAGAGGPKGTARLDAAVTFEHYAEGSYCGEIANLSRNVVVESADPAGARGHTMYHRHSAGSVSYAEFRHLGKKDVLGRYALHYHLCGDTMRGSYVRGASVWDSHNRWVTVHGTQYLIVRDVVGYKTVGHGFFLEDGTEVHNVFDRNLGAVVSPGRPLPRQALPFDQNKGGAFWWANCLNTFTNNVAADCAEYGFKFECRKTADFDPVLPVRQADGTVKKQDVRTLPFVKFENNEAHAMRFFGLNLRGITRPDGFGSQKSFYDLNDLLRADAAGAHPDARRPFWVKNFRVWESNWSVHAGTSGVFLDGVDVFRAEYGIWRSVMDRHTYKNISFKEIRNKDLHMPFSIGAPAAEDETGKEYFRGIPGFVDNIPPSTVVTSVVRSGGKVLVRGGTADSSAVRGVAVNGKEARATRDNFAEWEVELDAPAGKLTVTAGATDRAGNVEKTPHTVTVD
- a CDS encoding prenyltransferase/squalene oxidase repeat-containing protein: MTKRLLVPVLVFGEFAALVPRPASAEPADDWKAAVDKATAYLKKSQNEDGGWSKGPNATGVTGIAVTGLLRCGASPDDAPAAKGVSYIEGLVNEKAGHIAGKGDVASLTNYKTSINVMALTAANKGDKYKAVIGNATKYLKEYQWDEARGKKGDSDYYGGAGYAGDKSRPDLSNTAFFLEALRAAGVPKDDPAFKKALVFVSRCQNFDSEHNKAPWAKKNNDGSFIYTGANGGENRRDDKGRTTDMGGYGSMTYAGIKSMIYCGVGKDDPRMKKALEWIGANYTLDANPGMPEANSQRGLYYYYHTFAKAMDALGEDTFTDAKGVKHDWRADLLAAIVKRQKEDGSWVNTSANWMESDPALDTGYVLMALSYCKPKAK